AAGATTAGCACCAGTGTCAAAGGCGGCGATCGCATTTTTATCCGCATTGCTGACAACGGCTCCGGCATTAAGGAGGATGTTCTTAATCGGCTGTTTGACCCCTTCTTTACGACAAAACCAGTAGGCAAAGGTACGGGTTTGGGTTTGTCGATTTCGCACCATGTTGTTGTCGAAAAGCACGGCGGTCAACTGACGTGTGTTTCTAGTCCTGGTAATGGGGCAGAATTTTTGATTGAGATTCCCATAAAGTCGCGATACCAGGAACCTGCGTTATTGCGATCGCCTTCGAGTTATGCCGCCGCATCTTCTCAGGCGGAAGTCACTGCTCAACAACAGCTTGCGCTGGGTTAAATTGTTGAGTTTTTTGGGTATAGAGCAATCGCTGGGGAATAGGAATAACGCCCCAATTGCTCCTAATCCCCATTCTTAAGTGTTATCAGTATCCCCGTTTTAAGCCTTCGTGTGGAGGCACAAACATAGGTTGCTTGAGTGTTGTTGGTTGTGAACTCGCCGCCGTCTGTAGAGTTTGAGTTTTTCAACTAACGCGGTAGGAATTTGCAATCAATCAAGCGATCGCGCTGATACTTTTAGCTAGGGCGTCATATCAGTTTTGATTTAGAGGTAGATGGTAGCTATCTAACCCTTCCTTTACCAGCTTAAAATATCCACTTGCTGTCAAGATTTACAAACCAGCTTCCAAAGCGGATGACTTGGCCCCTGCTGACGAATCCTCTGTACCTGTTGCTCTAAGCGTCGCTGTTCTTCTGCGGGCAGCCCCAACATACTATTCCGAATTTGCCATACCAAGACAGCAACAGTCATACCAATACATAAAGACAGCCCTAAAGTAGGCAGCGTATTGAAAATCAGGCTATAACGCACCGCTGCCCAAGTAAAATATTCCAGCAACAGACTAATGTGATAGCGTAAGCTCCACAGGCTCAAAGAGCCGACGCTAATCCAAAGTATTCCTACAACAAACCACCGCCCCCAAACCGTTAGGCCGTATAGTTTTTGCACTTGATCTTTAAACTTAGCATCAAGGTCTGTCGCTGGTGTTTCACTCATGGGAAATCTCAAATAGCTTTGAGTTTTGAATCATGAATTTTGCCTTAAATCAACAATTCTCCATCCACAAATCTTAATTACTCGGAGGGATGGAATCTGTTACAGCAACAGGCTTGCGTTGAACGTTGCGCTGTCTCCACCATGCGAATAATGTACTGGCGATGAAGATACTAGAATAAGCCCCAGCTGCGAAACCAATAATTAAAGCAAGGGCAAAGTTTTTCAGCGTTTCTCCACCAAATAGATAGATGGAAAGCAAGGTCAGGAGTACTGTTAATGTTGTATTAATCGACCGCGTTAGCGTTTGATTGACGGCATCATCCACTATTTTGTTTATAGGCTGATCCGGATCTAGCTGGATTACTTCTCGAATTCGGTCGTAAATGACTACTGTATCGTTAACTGAAAAACCGATAATCGTCAAAAGAGCAACGACGAATAAACTATCAACTTCGACGCCTTGCACCAAACCCAATATTGAGAAACTCCCAATGGTGATCAAAACATCGTGAAACAAGGCAACGAAGGCGAAGAAGGCGTAGTCGAACTGAAACCGAAAGGTAAGGTATAGCAGGATGCCGCCGAAAGAGAGTACGAGTGCCAGCATTCCAGACTGAAACAGCTGACGGCCCAAGGTTGGCCCTACTGTATCAATTTGAGTTTTTTGAGGATCGAAAGCCCCAATTTTAGCCGACAAGTCTGTTGCCAATTGGGTGCGTTGGTCAACATCTAATGCTTTTGTCCGAATTGATAGTCCGCGCTGGTCTTTGCCTAGAACTTGGATGCTACTGCTACTACCTAGCCCCTTGGAGTCTAAAACTTCCCTCACAGCTTTGGTGTCAATTGGCTTGTCGCAGTTGTTCTGCTTAGAACAATCCAGTTCAACCTGTAGGCGAGTACCACCCACAAAATCAAGACCGGGACGCAGTGGCGAACCAAACTGGCTCCAAGAAATTGCCATTGCTATCAAGCCACTGAGAATGGCGACACTAGAAATAATCCACCACAAGCGCCGCTGTTTAATAACGCTGAATTTCATCTTTGCTCAAAACTCAAAACTTGATTTCTATCCCCCTATGATTTTACTGACCTAGGTAGGGCAATTGTAAGCAGGCGATTGGGGATTAGGGATTAAGATTGTGAAAAACGGGGTTGGCGATCGCCAATTAGGGGTTGGGAAGAAGAGGTATGAGCTTCTTTTTGAGCTTTGAGGTCAATTCTCTAATTTAGAACTCAAAATTGCTCGCCCAGACCTATTCCCCGTCCACCAGTTCTTGTAGAGACGCCGATTCATCGAGTCTCCCAACCTTAAATACCTCTTGCTTATTATCTTGCTGACGCCGGGATATTTGGAGCAAATAGTTCCGGCTTCTGACGCAATGCTGGAACTCCCAGCACCAGCAACAGCAGCAGGGTACGACTACAGGTGATGGCAGTAAACATACTCACTGCAACGCCCAGAGCCAGAGTTACGGCAAAGCCCTTTACTAAACCCGATCCCAGCCAAAACAGCGCGCCACAAGCAATCAAAGTAGTGACGTTACTGTCCAAAATGCTAGAGAAGGCCCGGTAAAAACCAGACTCGACCGAGCGATATAAAGTCTTACCTGCTTGTAATTCTTCCCGAGTCCGCTCAAAAATCAGTACGTTGGCATCAACCGCCATACCGATGCTAAGGATGAAACCCGCAATTCCTGGCAGGGTTAAAGTAACGCCCAGTAAAACAAAGCCAGCGAAACATAGCAGCGAGTAGATGACTAAGGAGACATCGGCAATTAAGCCAGGTAGTCGGTAGTAGACGCCCATGAAGATCAACACCAACGACAGACCACCAAGACCAGCGTAAATACTGCTCTGGATGCTGTCTCGCCCCAGTGTAGCTCCTATCGTGCGGTTTTCCACAACTTCTACGGGGAAGGGTAGGGCACCACCACGCAGTTGAACAGCCAGATCGTTAGCAGTTTGTGCAGTGAAGTTGCCTGTAATTACGGCATTACCGCCGACAATGCCACTTTCAGCAAATTCAGGTCCAACGGTGGGGGCGCTGATGAGTGCTTGGTCCAGAAAAATACCAATGCTGCGACCAGTCCCCGCCAAATCTTTGGTGAGCTGGGCAAATTTTTTGCCTCCCTCCTCATCAAAGCGGATGCCCACATTCCAGCTGTTGCTGGTTTGAAGGGGTTCGGCGCTAGCATCTTTGAGGTTTGTGCCAGTTAAGCCAGCGCGTTCAAAAAGTTCGGCGATCGCTTTGTTACTCCGCTCTAGAGCCGCCCGAGTAGCCGCAAGTTCTTCCGTGTTGCCCAGCTTGAGCAACTGCTCCTGCTTCAGTAAAATTTCTTGTCGCACCTGTTGTTCAATCGGCAGTCGAGCTTCTGTACCGGGCTTCTGTTTGAGAAAATCCAATTGTGCCGTCCCGCCCAGTACCCGTTCTGCCTGTTGCGGGTCATTAACACCGGGTAACTGCACTACAAGCTGATCGTTGCCAACAGTTTGCACAAGCGCTTCCGACACGCCCAAGCCGTTAATTCGATTTTCTATTACCTTCTGAACATCTTCTAAATCTTGCTGGGTGATTTCCTTAACTTGCTCTGTGGGTTTTACCTGAAGCGTCAGTTGCGACCCGCCTTGCAGGTCTAATCCCAGTCTTATGGGAATTTTGGCGATCGTTGTAATTGAGGCGACCACCAGAATTAAGATTAGAGCTAATAATGCACGTTGCTGTCTTCCCATTTTGTATTTTAGATTTTGGATAACTCAATTTTAGATTTTTGATTTGAGATTCAAGGGTAACAAGTTAATCCCACATTCTTTTGTTTTAACTTGTCACCCCTAATCTAAAATCTAAAATCCGTTTATACTCGCAACGCCACCATTTTCTCGACTGCTTCTACAATTTGCTCTGGTTGCACAATTGTCAATCTTTCCAGAGCGCCATTGTAAGGCGTGGGGATATCTTGCGAAGAGAGTCTCAGCACGGGGGCATCTAGTTCATCAAACAAGCGGTCATTAATAGATGCAATTAATTCTGCGCCAATTCCGCCCGTTTTCATGCATTCTTCTACAATTATCACCTTATGGGTTTTCTTTACGGAAGCGGTGATTGTTTCCATATCGAGAGGCTTGAGGGAAATTAGGTCAATTACCTCTGGGTCATAACCTTCTTTAACCAGCTTGGGCACTGCTTGCATGACGTGGTGACGCATCCGCGAGTAAGTCAAAATGGTGACATCTTTGCCTTCTCGTACCATTTCAGCTTTATCTAGGGGTACTAGATATTCTTCGTCTGGCAAGTTTTCCTTCAAGTTATAGAGGAGGACGTGTTCAAAGAATAGAACTGGGTTATCGTTGCGGATGGCAGACTTGAGCAGACCTTTGGCATTGTAAGGTGTCGAGCAGGAAACAATCTTAATACCCGGAACTGCTTGGAAGTAAGCTTCTAGTCGCTGGGAGTGTTCCGCACCAAGCTGACGACCGACACCACCCGGCCCCCTAATTACCATTGGCATTTTGAAGTTACCGCCGGAGGTATAGCGCAGCATCCCGGCGTTGTTGGAGATTTGGTTGAAGGCGAGGAGCAAAAAGCCCATATTCATGCCTTCGATTATCGGGCGCAAACCTGTCATTGCGGCACCGACTGCCATCCCAGCAAAGCTGTTTTCGGCAATAGGGGTGTCTAGAACCCTCAGATCGCCATATTTTTTGTAGAGGTCTCTGGTGACTTTGTAGGAGCCGCCATAGTGACCTACGTCTTCACCAAGAACGAATACAGCGGGATCGCGAGCCATTTCTTCATCAATGGCTTCTCGGAGGGCGTTGAAGAATAAGGTTTCTGCCATCGTTCGCTTGAGGAGAGTTGAGTTGGTCAAATCATCATATTAGCGGTTTGGGGCTGTTGAATGTACAAGCGATCGCATAGTCGTTCGATTAGTGTTGCGATCGCCCTCCCCGTCTCGCCGCACGATGGAGTTTTTTTATCCCACCTCAACTACTTTCAACCACAAGTGACCGAACTGCTACGCGATTACTGCTCGATTCGAGCTTCATCAAAAAAACCCGTTCTCTTTAAGAAAACGGGTTTTTATATGATTGCCTTGTTTGTGCCTAGCTAGTGAAGCGACGCCAAAACATTTAACTGTTGCCAACGGCGGGACACTAAAAAAGGCGAAAAATAAATGGGTAGCGGTAGCTCTGGTCAGGATTGGTCAGAGACTGAATAATTGCCAGAATTGGCAGTACCCAACTTAAAAACAGCAACAACGCCAGCAGCGGTATACCAATTAAGACCCAAGCCAGGACTCCAAATATTGCCCCATAAAGCCACACATTGAAGTGGAAGTTGATGGCTTCTTTGGCACTCTCTTTTACAACTGGATCTTCAGCTACGAACAAGATCGCAATGGGTATCCCAATAGACACAAGCGCAGCGCTAAAAAATATCGAGCCATGACACAGTGCCGATAACAGCTTCCGCTTGTCCGTGTCGTACATCTCAACCCCCTCATATCTTTCCTGTTGTTTCGACTCTAACACGCGATCGCCCTGGATGCGGTCACTCTTAAGAGCGGCTTCCCGTACCCAAAATTAAGGGTTAGCACTCTGCATCCGCACAGCCAGAAAGCTTACTTTTTCTTCCAGGTCGCTACCTTCGAGGAGTCTATATTATTAACTCCGCCGCCGCCCCGCCGCTAAAATACATTGCAATTGTTCGCCGTGTTTTTCTACCCCTCTTGGATAGCTGATTGACAATCCTAAACATGATGGCAGCCGCACGGGTTTAACCGCATCAATAGCAACGTGGCCCCGTTACTCTTTTAGGCGATGAAGCACAATAGCGATTATGTTATCAATAGTTTTGCAGATATCGATATCATTGACACCTGCTTCATACAGCCGCGAAAAGTTGCCCAAGATTAAACTTATACAAAAGTGTTTGACTAGCGTGGCTAAGCAGATAGAACATCTGGGCGATCGCCATCCCAAACCCATTTGCTGCGGAGATTTCAGGCTGTTGTGGCGGTAAATATGTCATAGTGTATCTCTGCCAATATAAATGTTAACGCCTAAATTTTTTTGCGTAAAAGCCCCACATAGGTATCCACATGATTACAGATTCACAAGTCCAAGACCCTACAATTGAAATTGAATTAGAAGCTGCTGTTGAGCGCAGGCGCAACTTTGCTATTATTTCTCACCCCGACGCAGGTAAAACGACGCTGACTGAGAAATTGTTGCTGTACGGAGGCGCTATTCACGAAGCTGGTGCGGTGAAAGCACGCAGGTCGCAGCGCAAGGCGACTTCTGACTGGATGGAGATGGAG
This genomic stretch from Microcoleus sp. FACHB-831 harbors:
- the secF gene encoding protein translocase subunit SecF → MKFSVIKQRRLWWIISSVAILSGLIAMAISWSQFGSPLRPGLDFVGGTRLQVELDCSKQNNCDKPIDTKAVREVLDSKGLGSSSSIQVLGKDQRGLSIRTKALDVDQRTQLATDLSAKIGAFDPQKTQIDTVGPTLGRQLFQSGMLALVLSFGGILLYLTFRFQFDYAFFAFVALFHDVLITIGSFSILGLVQGVEVDSLFVVALLTIIGFSVNDTVVIYDRIREVIQLDPDQPINKIVDDAVNQTLTRSINTTLTVLLTLLSIYLFGGETLKNFALALIIGFAAGAYSSIFIASTLFAWWRQRNVQRKPVAVTDSIPPSN
- a CDS encoding DUF4870 domain-containing protein, with amino-acid sequence MYDTDKRKLLSALCHGSIFFSAALVSIGIPIAILFVAEDPVVKESAKEAINFHFNVWLYGAIFGVLAWVLIGIPLLALLLFLSWVLPILAIIQSLTNPDQSYRYPFIFRLF
- a CDS encoding alpha-ketoacid dehydrogenase subunit beta; the protein is MAETLFFNALREAIDEEMARDPAVFVLGEDVGHYGGSYKVTRDLYKKYGDLRVLDTPIAENSFAGMAVGAAMTGLRPIIEGMNMGFLLLAFNQISNNAGMLRYTSGGNFKMPMVIRGPGGVGRQLGAEHSQRLEAYFQAVPGIKIVSCSTPYNAKGLLKSAIRNDNPVLFFEHVLLYNLKENLPDEEYLVPLDKAEMVREGKDVTILTYSRMRHHVMQAVPKLVKEGYDPEVIDLISLKPLDMETITASVKKTHKVIIVEECMKTGGIGAELIASINDRLFDELDAPVLRLSSQDIPTPYNGALERLTIVQPEQIVEAVEKMVALRV
- the secD gene encoding protein translocase subunit SecD translates to MGRQQRALLALILILVVASITTIAKIPIRLGLDLQGGSQLTLQVKPTEQVKEITQQDLEDVQKVIENRINGLGVSEALVQTVGNDQLVVQLPGVNDPQQAERVLGGTAQLDFLKQKPGTEARLPIEQQVRQEILLKQEQLLKLGNTEELAATRAALERSNKAIAELFERAGLTGTNLKDASAEPLQTSNSWNVGIRFDEEGGKKFAQLTKDLAGTGRSIGIFLDQALISAPTVGPEFAESGIVGGNAVITGNFTAQTANDLAVQLRGGALPFPVEVVENRTIGATLGRDSIQSSIYAGLGGLSLVLIFMGVYYRLPGLIADVSLVIYSLLCFAGFVLLGVTLTLPGIAGFILSIGMAVDANVLIFERTREELQAGKTLYRSVESGFYRAFSSILDSNVTTLIACGALFWLGSGLVKGFAVTLALGVAVSMFTAITCSRTLLLLLVLGVPALRQKPELFAPNIPASAR